From a single Petroclostridium xylanilyticum genomic region:
- a CDS encoding aldehyde dehydrogenase family protein — protein sequence MIDEKQINLIVEKVLKNIAAGNIRETENKKLLGVFESMEDALEAAEKAYNSLREYSIEQREQMISAIRKLTLENAEIMAKMGVEETGMGRVDHKILKHQLVANKTPGTEDLNTTAWSGDRGLTLVERAPYGVIGAITPSTNPSETVICNSIGMIAAGNAVVFNPHPNAVNVSNFAVDLVNKAVMYAGGPKNLVCSVYKPTLQSADIMMKHPAVKLLVATGGPGVVRALLSSGKKAIGAGAGNPPVIVDDTADIKKAAKDIIDGATFDNNLPCIAEKEVFALENIADELVYYMQQNGAYLIKGEEIEQLVKIVLTEKEELQGKGCTDRPKRELMINKKWVGKDAKLILKELGIYVEDDIRCIICETGADHPFVVEELMMPILPIVRVNNVDEAIRLAVKAEHGNRHTAHMHSKNIDNLTKFAKAIGTTIFVKNAPSYAGIGVGSEGYATFTIAGPTGEGLTSTKTFTRERRCVLVDSLSII from the coding sequence ATGATAGATGAAAAACAAATCAACCTGATAGTAGAAAAGGTGCTTAAGAATATAGCAGCTGGTAATATAAGAGAAACAGAAAATAAAAAGCTATTAGGTGTGTTTGAATCGATGGAAGATGCGCTTGAAGCAGCAGAAAAAGCTTATAACAGCTTAAGGGAGTATTCTATTGAGCAAAGAGAGCAAATGATATCTGCAATCAGAAAGTTGACTTTAGAGAATGCAGAAATAATGGCAAAAATGGGTGTGGAAGAAACCGGGATGGGAAGGGTGGATCATAAGATATTAAAACACCAACTGGTAGCAAACAAGACCCCGGGAACTGAAGACTTAAACACTACAGCATGGTCGGGGGACAGGGGGCTAACCCTGGTAGAAAGAGCACCCTATGGTGTGATTGGAGCCATTACACCCAGTACCAATCCAAGTGAAACAGTAATCTGTAACAGTATTGGAATGATTGCAGCGGGAAATGCAGTGGTATTCAATCCTCACCCTAATGCAGTCAATGTATCAAATTTTGCAGTAGATTTGGTAAATAAAGCAGTAATGTATGCAGGGGGACCGAAGAACCTGGTCTGTTCCGTATATAAGCCAACACTGCAATCGGCGGATATTATGATGAAACACCCAGCTGTGAAACTTCTTGTTGCTACAGGGGGTCCGGGGGTTGTACGTGCCCTGCTCTCCTCGGGTAAGAAAGCCATTGGGGCCGGAGCGGGAAATCCTCCGGTAATTGTGGATGATACCGCTGATATTAAGAAAGCAGCTAAAGATATTATAGATGGAGCAACCTTTGACAACAACCTTCCCTGCATTGCAGAAAAAGAGGTATTTGCATTAGAAAATATTGCTGATGAACTGGTTTACTATATGCAGCAAAACGGAGCATACCTTATTAAAGGAGAAGAGATTGAACAACTGGTAAAAATAGTGCTAACTGAAAAAGAAGAACTTCAGGGTAAGGGATGTACCGATAGGCCTAAGAGAGAATTAATGATTAATAAAAAATGGGTAGGAAAAGATGCAAAGTTGATTTTGAAGGAGTTGGGTATCTATGTTGAAGATGATATTCGCTGCATCATTTGTGAAACCGGTGCAGATCATCCTTTTGTGGTGGAAGAGTTGATGATGCCTATTCTGCCCATCGTGAGAGTAAATAATGTGGATGAAGCTATTCGTTTAGCAGTAAAAGCAGAACATGGCAACAGACATACAGCACATATGCACTCAAAAAATATAGACAATCTTACAAAGTTTGCAAAAGCAATCGGAACTACAATCTTTGTAAAGAATGCACCATCCTATGCCGGAATTGGTGTAGGAAGCGAAGGATATGCTACGTTTACCATTGCCGGACCAACGGGTGAAGGCCTCACCTCAACCAAGACATTTACAAGAGAAAGAAGATGCGTACTGGTTGATTCGTTGTCGATTATTTGA
- a CDS encoding cob(I)yrinic acid a,c-diamide adenosyltransferase, whose translation MIYTKTGDEGMTDTLSKKRVSKNDLSIHLIGTMDEFTSALGLARSFLDDENVLKDLIYVQRDIIAFNAQVVGGKYVITQEKIEFIEKLIDKYQQQVGSFKGFILPGAFHSTAALDMARTIVRRAERIAVGLKEKREINEFGLIYLNRLSDLIYVMARYIELKEKVKEIVKKVVKERGEWTVGSEELKHDGLFAAKNEGDFGKLTLQAAKQLSLEIEKKAIEKGMKVVIAIADEGGNLILLHRMDDAFIASIDIAVNKAYTSAALKMSTETVGNLSQPGSPLYGLQFTNSGRIVIFGGGVPLKQADKVVGGLGVSGGTAEQDIELAEFGAQIFEKGGRNQ comes from the coding sequence ATGATATATACCAAAACCGGTGATGAAGGAATGACGGACACTTTAAGCAAAAAGAGAGTATCAAAAAATGACCTGTCAATCCATTTGATCGGTACAATGGATGAATTTACTTCTGCCCTGGGGTTGGCCCGGTCATTCTTGGACGATGAAAATGTACTGAAAGATTTGATATATGTTCAAAGAGATATTATAGCCTTTAATGCACAGGTCGTTGGTGGGAAATATGTTATCACCCAGGAGAAGATTGAATTTATTGAAAAACTCATAGATAAATACCAGCAGCAAGTTGGAAGCTTTAAAGGTTTTATACTTCCAGGAGCGTTCCATTCCACAGCAGCATTGGATATGGCAAGAACGATTGTACGCCGGGCTGAAAGAATTGCTGTCGGGTTAAAGGAAAAAAGAGAAATAAACGAATTTGGACTGATCTATTTAAACAGGCTTTCCGACTTAATATATGTGATGGCGCGATATATAGAACTTAAGGAGAAAGTTAAAGAGATTGTAAAAAAAGTTGTTAAGGAAAGAGGGGAGTGGACGGTGGGGAGTGAGGAGTTAAAACATGATGGACTCTTCGCTGCAAAGAATGAAGGTGATTTTGGTAAGTTAACACTCCAAGCTGCGAAGCAATTATCGTTGGAAATTGAGAAAAAGGCGATAGAGAAAGGCATGAAAGTTGTAATTGCTATTGCCGATGAAGGTGGTAATTTAATACTGCTACACAGGATGGATGACGCCTTTATTGCCAGTATTGATATTGCAGTTAATAAAGCCTATACATCGGCAGCATTAAAAATGTCTACTGAAACAGTTGGAAACTTGTCACAGCCGGGAAGTCCTTTGTATGGATTGCAGTTTACCAACAGCGGCAGGATTGTCATTTTTGGTGGTGGTGTTCCGCTAAAGCAGGCAGATAAAGTTGTAGGTGGGTTAGGTGTAAGTGGCGGAACAGCTGAACAGGATATAGAGCTTGCTGAATTTGGTGCTCAAATATTTGAAAAAGGGGGTCGAAACCAATGA
- a CDS encoding diol dehydratase reactivase subunit alpha, with product MFKLIAGVDIGNSTTEVCIAAKDDIGTLKFLSTGLTKTTGIKGTLDNISGIITALEEAVQKAGIRIQDLAVIKINEATPVISETAMETISETVIVESSMIGHNPSTPGGRGIATGITREISKLLSSKKGEELIVVIPEDWDYEDAARIINQAVQQGIYVRGAIVQKDDAVLISNRLIAKIPIVDEVTLIHKVPLEKLAAVEVAGNGETIKVLPNPYGLASIFNLSPAETKNIIPISRSLIGNRSAVVIKTPGGDVKNRKIPAGKLTIRGDRASSRIDVMDGAHKIMAALSSVGNVEDIAGEAGTNVGGMMARVKGIMAQLTRQPIEDLNIRDILAVDTFIPVKVAGGLAGEYALENAVLLAAMVRTNRLPMESIARELSKRTGVYVKIAGAEANMALLGALTTPGTEKPLAVLDMGGGSTDAALIGGNGSIKSIHLAGAGDMVTMLINSELALEDKELAESIKKFPLAKVESLLHLRFEDGSVQFSETPLDPELYARVVVVTDEFLIPIKSSKQYTMEKIQFVRREAKRKVFITNALRALTAVAPEGNIRNIGFVVMVGGSALDFEIPEMISNELSQYRIVAGRGNIRGTEGPRNAVATGLVLSE from the coding sequence TTGTTTAAGTTAATTGCCGGCGTTGATATAGGGAACTCTACTACCGAAGTTTGTATTGCAGCCAAGGACGATATAGGGACTTTAAAGTTTTTATCCACAGGATTAACCAAGACAACAGGAATAAAAGGTACGCTGGATAATATCAGCGGTATCATCACTGCATTGGAAGAAGCGGTACAAAAAGCAGGAATAAGGATACAGGACCTGGCTGTGATCAAGATTAATGAGGCTACCCCTGTAATAAGTGAAACAGCAATGGAAACAATTTCAGAGACAGTAATTGTAGAGTCTTCAATGATCGGACATAACCCTTCAACGCCAGGTGGAAGAGGTATAGCAACCGGTATTACCCGAGAAATTAGCAAGCTTCTATCAAGCAAGAAGGGTGAAGAGCTGATTGTAGTAATCCCTGAAGACTGGGACTATGAAGATGCTGCCAGAATCATTAACCAGGCAGTACAACAAGGAATATATGTAAGAGGAGCAATTGTGCAAAAAGACGATGCAGTACTAATTTCGAACCGGCTTATTGCTAAAATTCCCATTGTGGATGAAGTAACATTAATACACAAGGTACCTCTTGAAAAACTTGCAGCAGTGGAAGTAGCAGGCAATGGAGAAACTATAAAGGTACTGCCCAACCCCTATGGTCTGGCATCTATATTTAATCTGTCGCCGGCAGAAACAAAAAATATAATTCCAATATCCCGTAGTTTGATAGGAAACCGTTCGGCAGTAGTTATCAAGACACCGGGAGGAGATGTGAAAAATAGAAAAATACCTGCCGGGAAACTTACCATAAGGGGTGACCGGGCTTCAAGCCGGATAGATGTCATGGATGGCGCCCACAAAATTATGGCGGCACTTAGCAGTGTAGGAAATGTAGAAGATATCGCAGGAGAAGCGGGTACAAATGTTGGAGGTATGATGGCCAGGGTCAAAGGAATAATGGCACAGCTTACCCGGCAGCCTATTGAAGACCTGAATATCAGGGATATATTGGCGGTAGATACCTTTATACCGGTGAAGGTAGCGGGGGGGCTGGCCGGGGAATATGCGCTGGAAAATGCAGTTCTTTTGGCTGCAATGGTAAGGACTAACAGGCTGCCAATGGAGAGCATAGCCCGGGAACTCAGCAAAAGGACAGGGGTGTATGTAAAAATAGCCGGTGCGGAAGCAAATATGGCATTACTGGGAGCATTAACGACGCCGGGAACAGAAAAGCCGTTGGCCGTACTGGATATGGGGGGAGGTTCTACTGATGCAGCCCTTATTGGTGGTAACGGCAGTATCAAAAGTATTCACCTGGCCGGAGCCGGAGACATGGTTACAATGCTTATTAATTCTGAATTGGCACTAGAAGATAAAGAACTGGCTGAATCAATAAAGAAATTTCCTTTAGCGAAAGTAGAGAGCTTACTGCATTTGCGGTTTGAAGATGGTTCAGTTCAATTCTCAGAGACACCGCTGGACCCTGAACTGTATGCCAGGGTAGTGGTAGTAACCGATGAATTTTTGATTCCAATAAAATCAAGCAAGCAGTATACGATGGAAAAGATTCAGTTCGTAAGACGGGAAGCCAAAAGGAAGGTATTTATTACCAATGCGTTAAGAGCACTAACGGCAGTGGCTCCGGAAGGAAATATCAGAAATATAGGATTTGTGGTAATGGTAGGAGGGTCAGCATTAGACTTTGAAATTCCTGAAATGATTTCGAATGAGTTGTCTCAATACCGGATTGTAGCAGGAAGGGGAAATATACGGGGCACCGAAGGACCAAGAAATGCCGTTGCTACTGGTTTGGTGTTAAGTGAGTAA
- a CDS encoding diol dehydratase small subunit: MEENRIEQLVKRIAETQLGVGSEEWGVKSLNSANNTSKLTLSDYPLAQKRPELIKSYTGKTLNDITLEKVVDEEVKPEDIRISAEVLELQAQVAEANGKKQFAHNLRRAAELTRIPDEKVLEIYELLRPRRATKQQLLDAAQELETKYQAKITAKLIREAAEVYETRKILR; the protein is encoded by the coding sequence ATGGAAGAGAATAGAATAGAGCAGCTGGTAAAGAGGATAGCGGAAACACAGTTAGGAGTGGGGAGTGAGGAGTGGGGAGTAAAATCTCTGAACTCTGCAAATAACACTTCTAAGCTAACGCTAAGTGATTATCCGCTGGCACAGAAAAGGCCGGAATTGATTAAGAGTTATACGGGGAAAACGTTGAATGATATAACGCTGGAAAAAGTAGTAGATGAAGAAGTGAAGCCGGAGGATATTCGAATCAGTGCTGAAGTATTGGAGCTGCAGGCACAGGTAGCAGAGGCAAATGGTAAAAAGCAGTTTGCCCATAATTTAAGAAGGGCTGCTGAATTAACAAGAATTCCAGATGAAAAAGTACTGGAAATATATGAACTCTTAAGACCCAGAAGAGCCACAAAACAGCAGTTACTGGATGCTGCACAGGAGCTGGAAACCAAATATCAGGCCAAAATCACGGCGAAACTAATCAGGGAAGCAGCGGAAGTATATGAAACAAGAAAGATACTAAGATAG
- a CDS encoding propanediol/glycerol family dehydratase medium subunit, protein MEYNEQLVKLITAKVLERLKQSQNFNIDNTTSVKADSNEQKLFIRETGEAAVGLYNDEVVIGVAPAFGESQTETINGLSHYDVLREIAAGIEEEGLRYRFVKVYNTSDVSFIALTAAKLSGSGIGIGLQSKGTAVIHQKDLFPLTNLELFPQAPLITKEIYRKIGKNAARYAKGLSPTPITVQNDCMVRPKFQAKAALLHIKETEKVKDDAKPVALEVSFGKQVV, encoded by the coding sequence ATGGAATACAATGAACAACTTGTCAAACTTATTACTGCTAAAGTATTAGAACGGTTAAAACAAAGTCAAAACTTTAATATAGATAATACAACCAGCGTTAAAGCTGATAGCAATGAGCAGAAGCTATTTATTAGAGAAACAGGGGAAGCAGCTGTTGGATTATACAATGACGAAGTGGTGATAGGAGTTGCTCCCGCTTTTGGAGAATCACAGACTGAAACCATCAATGGACTATCTCATTATGATGTATTGAGAGAAATTGCTGCCGGGATTGAAGAAGAAGGACTAAGGTACAGATTTGTAAAAGTCTATAATACTTCCGATGTGTCGTTTATTGCGTTAACAGCGGCAAAACTCAGCGGGTCCGGAATAGGAATAGGGTTGCAATCCAAAGGCACTGCTGTAATCCACCAGAAAGACTTATTTCCCCTTACAAACCTGGAGTTGTTTCCACAGGCACCATTGATTACTAAGGAAATATATAGAAAAATAGGAAAAAATGCTGCCAGATATGCCAAGGGATTATCGCCAACACCAATTACTGTCCAGAATGACTGCATGGTAAGACCTAAATTCCAGGCAAAGGCCGCTTTACTTCATATAAAAGAAACTGAAAAGGTTAAAGATGATGCAAAACCTGTAGCGTTAGAGGTTTCTTTTGGAAAGCAGGTGGTGTAG
- a CDS encoding propanediol/glycerol family dehydratase large subunit: MHKSKRFQVLSQRPVHNDGFVKEWPKVGFIAMESDSDPRPSIKIQNGIIVEMDGKPRNEFDFIDRFIADYAIDIEIAQEAMNTDSLKVARMLVDINTSKKDIARLANGFTPAKLVEIMKYLNVVEMMMAMQKMRERKIPSNQCHVTNLKDHPVQIAADAAEAAVRGFDEEETTVGIARYAPLNALALLIGSQSGRRGILTQCAVEEAVELKMGMKGLTCYAETISVYGTERVFIDGDDTPYSKAFLASAYASRGMKMRCTSGTGSEVLMGNAEGKSMLYLEARCLLVIKGAGVQGTQNGAISCIGIAGAVPSGIRAVLAENLIAAMLGLEVASGNDQTFSHSDIRRTARMLMQMLPGTDFIFSGYSATPNYDNMFAGSNFDAEDFDDYNVLQRDLKIDGGLKPVTEHAVVQARNKAARALQAVFRELGFPPITDEEVEAATYAHGSKDMPDRNITEDLRAAQKLLDGELTGLDVVKALYNSGFEDLASAVLNMLKQRISGDYLQTSSILDDQFNVISAVNAPNDYMGPGTGYRVDGKRWEEIKNISMAIDPEKI; encoded by the coding sequence ATGCATAAATCCAAAAGATTCCAAGTGCTTAGTCAACGTCCCGTGCATAATGACGGTTTTGTAAAGGAATGGCCTAAGGTTGGTTTTATCGCTATGGAGAGTGATTCGGACCCACGGCCTTCTATTAAAATTCAAAACGGAATTATTGTAGAGATGGACGGAAAACCAAGAAATGAATTTGATTTTATAGATAGATTTATTGCTGATTATGCTATTGATATAGAAATTGCACAGGAAGCAATGAATACCGATTCACTAAAAGTAGCGAGAATGCTGGTGGATATTAATACCAGTAAAAAGGATATTGCGCGGCTGGCAAATGGTTTCACCCCGGCCAAGCTGGTGGAAATCATGAAGTACCTGAATGTAGTTGAGATGATGATGGCAATGCAGAAAATGAGGGAAAGAAAGATTCCTTCCAACCAGTGCCATGTTACAAATTTAAAAGACCATCCGGTTCAGATTGCTGCAGATGCAGCTGAAGCTGCTGTAAGAGGGTTTGATGAAGAAGAAACCACGGTGGGAATAGCCAGATACGCCCCTTTAAATGCTTTAGCGCTGCTTATCGGATCCCAATCGGGCAGACGGGGGATTCTTACCCAGTGTGCAGTAGAAGAAGCAGTTGAGTTGAAAATGGGTATGAAGGGACTTACCTGTTATGCTGAAACCATTTCAGTATATGGAACTGAAAGAGTTTTTATAGATGGTGATGATACACCCTATTCAAAGGCATTTTTGGCATCAGCTTATGCTTCGAGAGGCATGAAAATGCGATGCACCTCAGGCACAGGATCAGAAGTATTGATGGGAAATGCAGAAGGAAAATCCATGCTCTACCTGGAAGCGCGTTGCCTTCTAGTTATTAAAGGTGCCGGTGTCCAGGGAACCCAGAACGGTGCTATCAGCTGTATAGGTATCGCGGGGGCTGTGCCTTCCGGAATTAGGGCAGTTCTGGCGGAGAACCTTATTGCTGCCATGCTTGGACTAGAGGTTGCATCGGGAAATGACCAGACCTTCTCCCATTCAGATATCAGAAGGACTGCGAGAATGCTAATGCAAATGCTTCCTGGAACAGACTTTATATTTTCAGGATATAGCGCAACACCTAACTACGATAATATGTTTGCCGGATCAAACTTTGATGCAGAAGACTTTGATGATTACAATGTGCTTCAACGGGATTTAAAGATTGACGGAGGCTTAAAGCCGGTAACAGAGCATGCTGTAGTTCAGGCGAGAAACAAAGCGGCACGGGCTTTGCAGGCTGTATTCAGAGAACTTGGATTCCCTCCCATTACTGATGAAGAGGTAGAAGCTGCTACGTATGCTCACGGCAGCAAGGACATGCCGGATAGAAATATAACAGAAGATTTGAGAGCAGCACAAAAGTTGCTTGACGGAGAGCTAACAGGTTTGGATGTTGTAAAAGCCTTATATAACAGTGGATTTGAAGATTTGGCCAGTGCTGTACTGAATATGTTGAAGCAGAGAATATCGGGAGACTACCTCCAGACCTCCTCGATACTAGATGACCAATTCAATGTAATAAGTGCTGTCAATGCACCTAACGATTATATGGGCCCGGGTACAGGGTATAGGGTAGACGGCAAACGCTGGGAAGAGATTAAAAATATAAGTATGGCGATTGATCCGGAGAAGATATGA
- a CDS encoding class II aldolase/adducin family protein translates to MRSDFEIKREICEIGRRIYNKGFVAANDGNITVKVSDNEFWATPTGVSKGFMTPDMLIKVDAEGRVLEGTWKPSSELKMHLRVYKERPDVGAVVHAHPPTATGFAIAGVPLDKYTMPEAIIFLGSVPIAEYGTPSTDEIPDALSKYLQSYDAFLLENHGALTVGKDLMTAYFKMETLEFYAKISLTARLLGGERELSCEQIGKLMDIRRKFNVPGKHPGCPSCNIEGVGEPVKQELKTNESGFDEKELTAIVAEVTKRVLAQCKG, encoded by the coding sequence ATGAGGTCTGATTTTGAGATAAAAAGAGAAATATGCGAAATCGGCAGAAGAATTTATAACAAAGGCTTTGTTGCTGCAAACGATGGTAATATTACTGTTAAGGTAAGTGATAATGAATTCTGGGCAACTCCTACAGGGGTAAGTAAAGGATTTATGACTCCCGATATGCTTATCAAAGTCGACGCAGAAGGAAGAGTATTGGAAGGTACATGGAAGCCTTCTTCCGAATTAAAAATGCACCTCAGAGTTTATAAGGAAAGGCCGGACGTAGGTGCTGTTGTTCATGCCCATCCGCCAACAGCTACCGGATTTGCCATTGCAGGTGTTCCACTAGATAAATATACAATGCCGGAAGCAATTATCTTCTTGGGAAGCGTACCTATTGCTGAATATGGTACTCCATCTACCGATGAGATTCCAGATGCACTTAGCAAGTATCTTCAAAGTTATGATGCATTTCTATTAGAAAATCACGGAGCATTAACAGTTGGTAAGGATCTGATGACAGCTTATTTCAAGATGGAAACATTAGAATTCTATGCGAAAATCAGTCTAACCGCAAGATTGCTGGGTGGAGAAAGAGAACTTTCATGCGAACAAATCGGAAAATTAATGGATATTAGAAGAAAATTCAATGTTCCCGGTAAACATCCTGGGTGCCCAAGCTGCAACATTGAAGGAGTGGGCGAGCCGGTTAAACAAGAACTTAAAACTAATGAATCAGGTTTTGACGAAAAAGAGCTTACAGCAATTGTGGCTGAAGTTACAAAACGGGTACTGGCTCAATGCAAGGGTTAG
- a CDS encoding MFS transporter encodes MGIFALTSGAFLVGFANYMGANDEFNGIIAAIPVLAGVVQILSSFVFEKIEQRKFLISILCLFFRSMLGLIMFIPLIATDATTRLLLLGGGYGVAYLIASFIIPPASNWIVDLTPEYIRGKYLAQKDAYSLAFLTIITILMGRVLDIFRQNGNEYGGFVVIGIVVFLLAIINFYCLSSAKEPIPVKNGTPVRLKDVLLIPLKNIRFRKIIVLFILWNAGLQVAGPFFAVYMVTGLKISYTYIMAMGVISSVIRVILAPYWGKLADQKSWFFSTKASVGILAITHFMWFFVNSRTAWLMIPVVHILGGIAWAGINISLFNIQFVFAPREGRTMYLASNAAVGGLVGFVSTLAGSAILRILEEYRFSIVAFSVSNMQIIFALSGLVLGACSLFVHLLPKLNDPSQVDSPII; translated from the coding sequence ATGGGTATATTTGCTTTAACCAGTGGTGCGTTCCTGGTTGGTTTTGCAAATTATATGGGGGCAAATGATGAATTTAATGGCATCATTGCAGCTATTCCGGTACTTGCCGGCGTGGTTCAGATACTTTCATCTTTTGTATTTGAAAAAATAGAACAGCGGAAATTTTTAATTTCAATTTTGTGTTTGTTTTTTCGTTCGATGCTCGGATTGATAATGTTTATTCCGCTTATAGCAACTGACGCAACTACGAGATTACTGTTGCTGGGTGGGGGTTATGGAGTTGCTTATTTGATTGCTTCATTTATCATTCCGCCGGCATCTAACTGGATAGTGGATTTAACCCCTGAATATATACGTGGAAAATACCTTGCGCAAAAAGATGCTTATTCTCTTGCTTTTCTTACCATTATTACCATTTTGATGGGCAGGGTCCTGGATATTTTCCGGCAAAACGGTAATGAATATGGTGGATTTGTAGTTATTGGAATAGTAGTGTTTCTACTTGCAATCATTAATTTTTACTGTTTATCTTCAGCCAAAGAACCTATACCCGTTAAAAATGGAACTCCGGTTAGATTGAAAGATGTTTTACTAATTCCGCTTAAAAACATCAGGTTTAGAAAAATTATAGTTCTTTTTATCCTCTGGAATGCCGGGCTTCAGGTAGCTGGACCTTTTTTTGCCGTTTATATGGTAACGGGTTTAAAAATCAGCTATACGTACATTATGGCTATGGGAGTAATTTCTTCGGTTATCAGAGTGATTTTGGCACCTTATTGGGGAAAGCTGGCGGACCAAAAGTCCTGGTTTTTTTCTACCAAAGCTTCCGTTGGTATTCTAGCCATTACCCATTTTATGTGGTTTTTTGTGAATAGTCGTACTGCATGGTTGATGATTCCTGTTGTACATATCCTTGGAGGTATTGCGTGGGCAGGGATTAATATCTCTTTATTTAATATCCAGTTTGTTTTTGCACCACGTGAAGGAAGAACCATGTACCTTGCCTCTAATGCAGCCGTCGGAGGGCTTGTCGGTTTTGTAAGTACGCTTGCAGGTTCTGCAATTTTAAGGATCCTGGAAGAATATCGTTTTAGCATTGTTGCGTTTTCTGTCTCAAATATGCAGATTATTTTTGCATTATCCGGTTTGGTGTTAGGTGCTTGTTCGTTGTTTGTGCACCTTTTACCCAAATTGAATGATCCCTCTCAAGTAGATAGTCCTATAATCTAG